GCAGGTAGAAGTAATCAAAAGTCATTAGCTATTTTAATTGCTTTTGAAAATCAGCTTGATCAATATTTTATGAATAATCCTGATTTCTTTTTTGATAAACCTCATGAAAATGTAATAATTGATTTATCAAATCATATTTTACAGGAAGCTCATTTATTGTGTGCAACTAAAGAATTAATTTTAAAAGAAGGAGAAGCTAGCGAATATTTTGATATAAGTGAGGATATGTTAAATAAATTAGTTTCAAATGGTGATTTATTTAAAAATCCTCGTGGAGATTATATTTATCCATATGATGATAATCCAGCAATGTCACATTCTCTTGATCAATTATCTAATGATGAATTTAGAGTTATGAATAATGGTAAACTTTTAGAAATCATGGAACGTTCACAGGTATATAGGGAAGCACATGAAGGAGCTATTTTAATCAATAAAGGTGATACTTATCATGTAGATGGTGTTAATTTAGGTAGGCATTTTGTAAATGTATCTAGAAAAACTGTGGATTATCATACAATGGTTTTAAACAAGGTTAATATTAATATTGAGAAAAAATTAACTAAAACGCAATATGGTAATTTAAAAATTCATTTTGGTGAATTGACTGTTGAAGAAGATTATTATAGATATAAAAAAATGCATTTTTCTAAAGTTATTGGTCAATTTAATTTAGATTTACCTCCATTAAAATTCAGAACTAAAGGATTATGGTTTACTATACCTATTGAAGTTAAAAATAAACTCGAAAACTTATATAAAGATGAAGATGAAGTTTTTGAGGGTGGACTTCATGGTGCGGAGCATGCGTTAATTGGTTTATTCCCACTTCATGTAATGTGTGATAGATTTGATATTGGGGGATTATCTACAAATTATCATGAAGACACTCAAGAAGCCACTATTTTTATTTATGATGCCTATGAAGGTGGAATTGGAATAACTCAAAAAGCAGTTGATGTTTTTGTAAATTTATTAAAATCCACTAGAGATTTACTTAAAAATTGTGATTGTCAAGATGGATGTCCTTCATGTATTTATTCTCCAAAATGTGGAAATGATAATAAACCACTTCATAAAAAAGCAACAGAATATATTTTAAATTATATGTGTGATTTAGTATCACAAAAACAAGAGGAAATATCTATTGATTTAAAAGTTGATGAAGAAAATGAAGTTATGGATTATTCTAATAATATAAAAATTGAAACATTATACGAAGAAGCTTATGATTTATATTCTCAAGGAGATTATTTTAACTCAAAAGAATCTTTAAATGAGCTAGTGGATATTGATGATGAATATGCTGATGCATGGGCTTTATTTGGCAGAATATTATATGAACAAGGTGATAGGAATGGAGCTAAAATGTTTACAAAGCGCGCTTTAAAAATAGACTCTGCCAATGAGAATGCTAATGAATTATGGTTAGAATTAAAATAATTTATTTATTTGTTCGTTTAGTTTATTATAATTTTTCTGAATTAAATGAGAATGCAGTAGGAAACTTTAAATATTTTTAATATTAATATATTAATAATACGATAAGTT
This region of uncultured Methanobrevibacter sp. genomic DNA includes:
- a CDS encoding DEAD/DEAH box helicase, giving the protein MAKSTIDMFKNDVRYRDKIAHVETIPARKASYKKLDKLNPKIVDYLESKNIKLYEHQAETYEFVQNNENVIITTPTASGKTLAFNLPIMETMIENDDATALYIYPAKALSNDQLQVLENLEKSLDIKVNPRTYDGDTPKSERYNVRQKSRIVLTNPYQLHLILSWHHQWKRFYSNLKFIVIDESHYYKGIFGSNVAYLIRRLKRIANFYGSNPQFILSSATLANPLELANKLTGEQFKLVDNDTSPSGEKDFILYNPFRNYRRKKHNNSEAPSVHMETENIFLYLMLKDIQTLCFTVSRKITELIAMWAKKDMDNIKRKLTHRIAAYRAGYQADERREIEDGLKSRKYLGVTCTNALELGINIGSLDAVIISGYPGTMISTWQQSGRAGRSNQKSLAILIAFENQLDQYFMNNPDFFFDKPHENVIIDLSNHILQEAHLLCATKELILKEGEASEYFDISEDMLNKLVSNGDLFKNPRGDYIYPYDDNPAMSHSLDQLSNDEFRVMNNGKLLEIMERSQVYREAHEGAILINKGDTYHVDGVNLGRHFVNVSRKTVDYHTMVLNKVNINIEKKLTKTQYGNLKIHFGELTVEEDYYRYKKMHFSKVIGQFNLDLPPLKFRTKGLWFTIPIEVKNKLENLYKDEDEVFEGGLHGAEHALIGLFPLHVMCDRFDIGGLSTNYHEDTQEATIFIYDAYEGGIGITQKAVDVFVNLLKSTRDLLKNCDCQDGCPSCIYSPKCGNDNKPLHKKATEYILNYMCDLVSQKQEEISIDLKVDEENEVMDYSNNIKIETLYEEAYDLYSQGDYFNSKESLNELVDIDDEYADAWALFGRILYEQGDRNGAKMFTKRALKIDSANENANELWLELK